The window AAACTTCTTCTGGTAATATTTGAAAATCTCTTAAAAAATAAGTTTTTATTTTCCTTTTGTTTCTTGGCTGTTTGCATTACAAAATAATTCCTCCCCTTTAAAATAAACTGTCTTTTAATGTTTTGATATCTAATTATTTAAACCTTGACCTTGGTTTTGCCTTTTATAAGATTTTATTGATTTGCTATTAAGGTATTAAATTAGGGTAGACTTCCCCCGAACAATTCTATTTAATCATTCGGGGGATTATTGATTCATCTGTTTCTTAACTGATAGACATAAACTAATTAAAATATGTTGTTATAATAAGTTTGTTGCTGTCTATCGATTTAAAACCCAGAAATCAAGTACATCACGGAAATATTCTGCTGTTGCTTCCATTGTTAACGGCCAGGTAACTTCTTTCCAGGCATCTAATCCACCCAGGGGATTGTCTGTATTATATGAATTTTCAGGATTAGTTGAGAAATTGCCCATATCCTGTGTCCAGGCATTTACTCCAGCATCTGTAAATAGAGTTCTAATAAATAATTTTGCAGCATTTGGGTGAGGAGCATTGTTTACCAATAGGCCATATGCCGGGTAGTGGTATCCATTAATAGGATTAATTTTCTTTTCTGCAACTGCTAAAGCCATATTTTGTTCTTCATTTAATCTTAGTTTTCCTACTGTTGCAAATCCAATTGGTGGATCTGATTGTCCTCGTGAACCAACTGCCTCAGCAGTATCATCATCACTTCCCACTGCAACTACATTATTTTGGGCTAATCTTTTTAAGAATTCCCAACCTGCATTTTCTGTAGTCAATTCAATTTTTTCACCAAAATAGTCCTCATAAGCAGCTGCCATTGCATCTGCATGCTTTACAATCTCTGCAAAAAAACTAATATTTGTAGAAGTAATTTCCGGGTCTCTCATGATAACCTTCCCGGTCCATTTTTCAGTGGTCAATTCCCATAAATTAGTAACAGGGCATTCATCGTATACTTCGGTATTGTACAGAAGGGTTCTCGGCTGAACTAAAAATACCAACGGATCAAGGTATTGTTCATCAACAACACCCTTATACATTTCAGGAACAAAATTCTCAACATATCCTGCTGGCAATAATTGTTTTGCAACTCCCAGAATATCTTCTGCCATGATAAAGTCAACTTCAAACACACCTGCTTCCTGTTCACGAACTATTCTCTCAGTGA is drawn from Atribacterota bacterium and contains these coding sequences:
- a CDS encoding extracellular solute-binding protein is translated as MKFNLKPFIFICITIFLLSSVCVAAVCAQEQDWDEIIAKAKEEGTVVTYGTSSRVARVEDVMMSEYGISVNHAKMSDMEITERIVREQEAGVFEVDFIMAEDILGVAKQLLPAGYVENFVPEMYKGVVDEQYLDPLVFLVQPRTLLYNTEVYDECPVTNLWELTTEKWTGKVIMRDPEITSTNISFFAEIVKHADAMAAAYEDYFGEKIELTTENAGWEFLKRLAQNNVVAVGSDDDTAEAVGSRGQSDPPIGFATVGKLRLNEEQNMALAVAEKKINPINGYHYPAYGLLVNNAPHPNAAKLFIRTLFTDAGVNAWTQDMGNFSTNPENSYNTDNPLGGLDAWKEVTWPLTMEATAEYFRDVLDFWVLNR